From the genome of Pirellulales bacterium, one region includes:
- a CDS encoding PVC-type heme-binding CxxCH protein: MLRLRIAFRAALLVHAVVLATAITALAQMSPEDELKSLSVPDGLELKLFASEPMITNPAAIDVDTHGRVWVAEIQWYRAAAKQPAADKIKVLEDTDGDGRADRVVVFAEDVFCPMSICVAGDKVYVATSPDLWVYEDKDHDLKADGPPTKLLTGFKGQNHDHGAHSLVLGPDHKWWMSHGDAGFAVTGTDGSQVEYQWGAVLRGELDGAKLETVAKNFRNPYEVCVSSFGESYLSDNDNDGNFSVRICWLLGGGNYGWFGRPPARVPHETPFGEHWHFRGHVPGYVPATLVTGFGSPCGICFYEGDALGPHYKNAALHTDAGPREVRLYRFEKSGAGMRTDSELIVTSKDDKYFRPDDICTAPDGSVYLSDWYDGGVGGHAYNNPDQGRIFLLRPAGKKLSRVGQPGPYSNVPDAIEGLKNPNLATQFLARERLLAAGQEAVPALAALLHDEDPNYRARALWVLDRVGGEARQKVAEQLKSLSGRERALAVRILRRHGEEYRAPLLALADDPEIEVRREVILALTDWRGADIDAALLRFASAYDGTDRYLLEAINIAAGDRRKELAKALADAGRVSLDNVDLVQALDPDAAARFVIQALADKRLEAAARGRLLVRLSTIPSLAAGEAVLSVAADRAEPLATRQDALAALGRNLEGDWKELPERPEFLSAAAQLLTESDLRQPMIALIEKQGLKPCGSMLLVVAHAASVPSDARAKALAAAARLNTAGAATACEALLTAKDEGLRTTAARALVDLQAWAPIKKLILAPDTPPALRQTALERTSDSVGGSLVLLKLIEDGKLPDDVRQAIIARTTRHVDAGIRVLYERFIPEGDRPKRLGAAVKPDEILALTGDGNRGRTIFFKSSAARCQSCHQVNGFGTKVGPDLSQIGKKYERRTLLETILEPSKAIAPEFVVQLVETASGEVHAGLIEQQNDKEVVIKNAQGKSIHVPKEDVVTIEPQRQSMMPELVLQDITAQDAADLLAFLTSLTNATPAQAPAGE, translated from the coding sequence ATGCTTCGCTTGCGGATTGCTTTTCGCGCGGCCCTGCTGGTTCACGCCGTCGTTCTAGCGACGGCGATCACCGCCTTGGCCCAAATGTCGCCGGAAGACGAATTGAAATCGTTGTCGGTGCCCGACGGCCTCGAACTCAAGCTCTTCGCCAGCGAGCCCATGATCACCAATCCTGCAGCCATCGACGTCGACACGCATGGTCGGGTGTGGGTCGCCGAGATCCAGTGGTATCGCGCCGCGGCCAAGCAACCAGCGGCTGACAAGATCAAGGTCCTCGAAGATACCGACGGCGATGGCCGCGCCGATCGCGTGGTGGTGTTCGCCGAAGACGTCTTCTGCCCGATGAGCATTTGCGTGGCGGGCGACAAAGTGTATGTCGCGACGAGCCCCGACTTGTGGGTTTACGAAGATAAGGACCACGACCTGAAGGCCGACGGTCCGCCGACCAAACTGCTCACCGGTTTCAAGGGACAAAACCACGACCACGGCGCGCACAGCCTGGTGCTCGGTCCCGATCACAAGTGGTGGATGTCGCACGGCGACGCCGGCTTCGCCGTCACCGGCACGGACGGCAGCCAGGTCGAGTATCAATGGGGCGCCGTCCTGCGCGGCGAGCTCGACGGCGCGAAGCTGGAAACGGTCGCCAAGAATTTTCGCAATCCTTACGAAGTGTGTGTCAGCTCGTTCGGCGAATCGTACTTGAGCGACAACGACAACGACGGCAACTTCAGCGTTCGCATCTGCTGGCTGCTGGGCGGCGGCAACTACGGCTGGTTCGGACGGCCGCCGGCGCGCGTCCCGCACGAAACACCTTTCGGCGAGCATTGGCATTTCCGCGGCCACGTGCCCGGCTACGTGCCCGCGACGCTGGTTACCGGCTTTGGCTCGCCGTGTGGCATCTGCTTTTACGAAGGAGACGCGCTCGGGCCCCATTACAAGAATGCGGCGCTGCACACCGATGCCGGCCCGCGCGAGGTGCGGCTGTACCGATTCGAAAAGTCGGGGGCCGGCATGCGGACCGACAGCGAGCTGATCGTCACCAGCAAGGACGACAAGTATTTCCGGCCCGACGACATCTGCACGGCACCCGACGGAAGCGTGTACCTGTCCGACTGGTACGACGGCGGCGTCGGCGGCCACGCTTACAACAACCCCGACCAGGGGCGCATCTTCCTGCTGCGTCCGGCCGGCAAAAAGCTCTCGCGCGTCGGCCAGCCCGGTCCATACTCAAACGTTCCTGACGCGATCGAAGGATTGAAGAACCCGAACCTGGCCACGCAGTTCCTGGCGCGCGAGCGGTTGCTGGCGGCCGGACAAGAGGCAGTGCCGGCGCTGGCCGCGCTTCTGCATGACGAAGACCCGAACTATCGCGCCCGGGCCCTGTGGGTGCTCGATCGCGTCGGTGGCGAAGCGCGGCAAAAGGTTGCCGAACAGCTCAAGAGCCTGTCGGGGCGGGAAAGGGCTTTGGCCGTGCGCATCTTGCGTCGGCACGGCGAAGAGTATCGCGCGCCGCTCTTGGCACTGGCCGACGATCCCGAGATCGAAGTCCGCCGGGAAGTGATCCTGGCGCTGACCGATTGGCGCGGCGCCGACATCGACGCGGCCCTGTTGAGATTCGCTTCGGCGTACGACGGCACCGATCGCTACCTGCTCGAAGCGATTAACATCGCCGCGGGCGACCGGCGCAAAGAATTGGCCAAGGCACTGGCCGATGCCGGCCGCGTGTCGTTGGACAATGTCGATCTCGTGCAGGCGCTCGATCCGGATGCGGCCGCGCGCTTCGTGATCCAGGCTCTTGCGGATAAAAGGCTCGAAGCAGCGGCGCGTGGCCGGTTGCTCGTGCGTCTGAGCACGATTCCCTCGTTGGCTGCCGGCGAAGCCGTGTTGTCGGTCGCCGCCGATCGCGCCGAGCCACTCGCCACCCGGCAAGATGCGCTCGCGGCGCTTGGGCGCAATTTGGAGGGAGACTGGAAAGAACTGCCCGAGCGGCCGGAATTCCTCTCCGCAGCGGCGCAGTTGCTGACCGAATCGGACTTGCGCCAGCCGATGATCGCGCTCATCGAAAAACAGGGCCTCAAGCCGTGCGGCAGCATGCTGCTGGTCGTGGCGCACGCCGCCAGCGTTCCGTCCGACGCGCGGGCCAAGGCACTGGCGGCGGCGGCGCGCTTGAACACCGCCGGAGCGGCGACGGCCTGCGAAGCGCTGCTCACGGCAAAAGACGAAGGCCTTCGGACAACCGCCGCTCGGGCCCTGGTCGATCTGCAAGCCTGGGCCCCGATCAAAAAGTTGATCCTGGCACCTGATACGCCCCCCGCGCTGCGGCAAACCGCGCTTGAGCGCACAAGCGATAGCGTGGGCGGATCGCTCGTGCTCTTGAAATTGATCGAGGACGGCAAGCTGCCCGACGACGTGCGACAGGCAATCATTGCCCGTACCACCAGGCACGTCGACGCGGGCATTCGCGTGCTGTATGAACGCTTCATCCCCGAGGGTGATCGGCCGAAGCGCCTGGGCGCGGCGGTGAAGCCGGATGAAATCCTGGCCCTGACGGGCGACGGCAACCGCGGCCGCACGATTTTCTTCAAGAGCTCGGCCGCCCGCTGCCAGTCGTGCCATCAGGTCAACGGTTTCGGCACGAAGGTTGGACCCGACCTGAGCCAGATCGGCAAGAAGTACGAACGCCGCACGCTGCTGGAAACCATTCTCGAACCCTCGAAGGCCATCGCGCCCGAGTTCGTCGTGCAGCTTGTGGAAACGGCGTCGGGCGAGGTTCACGCCGGTTTGATCGAACAACAGAACGACAAGGAAGTCGTGATCAAAAACGCGCAAGGCAAATCGATTCACGTGCCCAAGGAGGATGTTGTCACGATCGAGCCACAGAGACAGTCGATGATGCCCGAGCTGGTCTTGCAGGATATCACGGCGCAAGACGCGGCCGACCTGCTGGCGTTTTTGACGTCGCTTACAAATGCCACACCCGCACAAGCGCCGGCGGGGGAATGA
- a CDS encoding lysoplasmalogenase, whose product MMNQGNAQPPDRTRKADGWAFKVATPSRPFLRALWFLWAAPLAFAMIWGNTTAGHSSLPATWGRMGASLTLVAASVAGYAHYRGSCAGRFIALVALGMALGTLGDFFNADLLNNLVPLPDPVLGGMISFGLGHIAYIAACFEAARVLALQNRGKRNMALFAWLVIATIGWYAIVYLAPNEKTRPLVFPALPYSLLLAATAGFATGLAWQCRMFGLMAVGAALFFLSDMLLAIGLFRGSLPHSTEWVWLTYSPGQMLIVFGALAVCPLLAVEGVAPDIAPPQSGDRL is encoded by the coding sequence ATGATGAATCAAGGCAACGCTCAGCCGCCGGATCGGACGCGCAAAGCGGACGGCTGGGCATTCAAGGTGGCCACGCCATCGCGGCCGTTCCTGCGCGCCCTGTGGTTTCTGTGGGCCGCACCTTTGGCCTTTGCCATGATTTGGGGCAATACCACGGCCGGACACTCGTCGCTGCCGGCCACTTGGGGACGCATGGGGGCGTCGCTGACGCTTGTCGCGGCGAGCGTGGCGGGCTACGCCCATTATCGCGGTTCGTGTGCCGGCCGGTTCATTGCGCTCGTGGCCTTGGGCATGGCTCTGGGGACGCTCGGCGATTTCTTCAACGCCGACTTGCTCAACAACCTGGTGCCGCTACCGGACCCGGTGCTCGGCGGCATGATCTCCTTCGGCCTCGGACACATTGCCTATATCGCGGCCTGTTTCGAAGCCGCGCGCGTGCTCGCATTGCAAAATCGTGGCAAGCGAAATATGGCGCTCTTCGCGTGGCTAGTCATTGCCACGATCGGCTGGTACGCGATCGTGTACCTCGCGCCGAATGAAAAGACGCGGCCGCTTGTGTTTCCGGCGCTTCCTTATTCGCTGCTCTTGGCGGCGACGGCAGGATTTGCGACAGGGTTGGCCTGGCAATGTCGAATGTTCGGCCTGATGGCCGTGGGCGCCGCGCTCTTTTTTCTCAGCGACATGCTGTTGGCCATCGGCTTGTTTCGCGGCTCTTTGCCGCATTCGACCGAATGGGTGTGGCTGACGTACTCGCCGGGCCAGATGTTGATCGTCTTCGGGGCGCTGGCCGTCTGTCCGCTGCTGGCGGTCGAAGGCGTAGCGCCCGATATCGCGCCGCCCCAGAGTGGGGACCGGCTATGA
- a CDS encoding PVC-type heme-binding CxxCH protein has product MKHLGRGILQTANWSRRIGACAILALSTSNMLRAAEPAAQAPPAPMLVPHGQNRAPGPALSPSEAMARMTVPEGFSVELVAAEPDLVNPVAMTFDERGRIWVTESLEYPRREPGPGRDRVKILEDTNHDGRADRFTIFADGLNIPSGIAVGAGGAWVANAPDILFLQDTNGDDRADRREVVVTGFGRDDTHELPNSLTWGPDGWLYGLNGVFNRSVVRQDDRELRFTAAMFRIDPRTRHFELFAEGTSNPWGIAWDHAGSAFVSACVIDHLWHLVETGYYHRQAGAYPPFTWKIESIVKHHHQQAAYCGIHFFDSDAYPAEYRGKLYMGNIHGNCINCDAIARNGATYAGRPEKDFLSANDAWFMPVVQKTGPDGCLYILDWYDRYHCYQDANRDPAGIDRGRGRLYRVRYKDTPRAGALDLAQESTLQLVERLRSPNVFFRDIAQRLLAERAEPEALDQLEQLVLDDTAPRTARMHALWALLGAGALDPGFHSKLLEHNDADLRAWGVRAAGNQRTIAVGLRHEIVTLAADPAPEVRLQVAIAAGKIADVDTVDLLVEVLCRSADDPLIPHIVWQNLHPRLERDADRCFAALARDGRRESPGAALILPRLCERLLATRPLPAEQIARALTLAVQAADAQPVFAEAGVRCLDTVADEIRDRELAESDAAQLQKACAPLVATLRKRADHDSLRVAAVLLAASWNDATAVEAAREILVAPRYSDAARGQALEALVTLHDEKLLTALKPLFAEGDQASTDLQRRVLGSLARLDHDDVALLALEVFSRLAPELQPQAVGLLTSRPAWGRKLLQALADGAIDRSAVNASHIRKLLAAGDNELRDQVARVWGTLREERSQDRENVIRQTRQLVRTSLGDPAAGRLVFRKVCGNCHKIYGEGQEVGPDLTVNGRGSYEQLISNVLDPSLVIGAAYQARTVVTDDGRILTGLLVEDSPQRVVLKQQGGKLETIPRDGIAEMDTSKLSLMPEDLDRQLTPQQLVDLLTFLALDRAPEDPEAKWLSGFDGPAAR; this is encoded by the coding sequence GTGAAGCATCTTGGCAGAGGGATTCTGCAAACCGCCAACTGGTCGCGACGCATTGGTGCCTGCGCAATCTTGGCGCTCTCGACCTCGAACATGCTGCGCGCCGCTGAGCCGGCTGCACAAGCGCCGCCCGCGCCGATGCTTGTCCCGCACGGACAGAACAGGGCGCCGGGCCCCGCGCTATCTCCCAGCGAAGCCATGGCGCGCATGACGGTGCCGGAAGGGTTTTCCGTTGAACTCGTGGCGGCCGAGCCTGACCTGGTGAACCCCGTCGCCATGACGTTCGACGAGCGCGGGCGGATCTGGGTGACCGAAAGCCTCGAATACCCACGGCGCGAGCCGGGCCCGGGCCGCGACCGCGTGAAGATCCTCGAAGACACCAACCACGACGGCCGCGCGGACCGGTTCACGATCTTCGCCGACGGATTGAATATCCCGTCGGGCATCGCCGTCGGCGCGGGCGGCGCATGGGTGGCCAACGCGCCCGATATCTTGTTCTTGCAGGATACCAACGGTGACGATCGGGCCGATCGACGCGAGGTGGTCGTCACTGGGTTCGGCCGTGACGACACGCACGAGCTTCCCAATTCGCTCACCTGGGGACCGGACGGTTGGCTCTACGGCCTGAACGGCGTCTTCAATCGCAGCGTGGTCCGGCAGGACGATCGCGAGCTGCGCTTCACGGCCGCCATGTTTCGCATCGATCCGCGCACGCGCCACTTCGAACTCTTTGCCGAAGGAACGAGCAACCCGTGGGGCATCGCCTGGGACCATGCTGGCAGCGCCTTCGTCAGCGCTTGCGTGATCGACCATTTGTGGCACCTGGTCGAGACGGGCTACTACCATCGGCAGGCCGGCGCGTATCCTCCCTTCACGTGGAAGATCGAGTCGATCGTCAAGCATCATCATCAGCAGGCGGCCTACTGCGGCATCCACTTTTTCGACAGCGACGCCTACCCGGCCGAGTATCGCGGCAAGCTGTACATGGGCAACATCCATGGTAACTGCATCAACTGTGACGCGATCGCGCGCAACGGCGCGACGTATGCCGGCCGGCCTGAGAAGGACTTTCTCTCCGCCAACGATGCCTGGTTCATGCCCGTCGTGCAAAAGACGGGACCCGACGGCTGCTTGTACATTCTCGATTGGTACGATCGGTACCACTGCTACCAGGACGCCAACCGCGACCCGGCCGGCATCGATCGGGGGCGCGGCCGCCTGTACCGCGTGCGCTACAAGGACACGCCGCGGGCTGGCGCCCTCGACCTGGCGCAAGAATCGACGCTGCAGCTCGTCGAGCGCTTGCGCAGCCCGAATGTCTTTTTCCGCGACATCGCGCAGCGGCTGTTGGCCGAACGGGCCGAGCCCGAGGCGCTCGATCAACTCGAACAGTTAGTGCTCGACGACACGGCGCCGCGCACCGCGCGGATGCATGCCCTGTGGGCGCTCCTGGGGGCGGGCGCACTCGATCCAGGTTTTCACTCCAAGCTGCTCGAGCATAATGATGCCGACTTGCGCGCCTGGGGCGTGCGGGCCGCGGGGAACCAGCGCACGATCGCCGTCGGGTTACGCCACGAGATCGTCACCCTTGCCGCCGATCCCGCGCCCGAAGTGCGGCTGCAAGTCGCGATCGCCGCCGGCAAGATCGCCGACGTCGACACGGTCGATTTGTTGGTCGAGGTTTTGTGCCGCTCGGCCGATGATCCGCTGATTCCGCACATCGTGTGGCAGAATTTGCATCCGCGCCTCGAGCGCGACGCCGACCGCTGCTTCGCGGCGCTCGCGCGCGACGGACGCCGCGAATCCCCCGGCGCGGCGCTCATCTTGCCGCGCCTGTGCGAGCGTTTGCTGGCGACGCGACCGCTCCCGGCCGAGCAGATTGCCCGCGCGCTCACGCTGGCGGTGCAGGCCGCCGACGCCCAGCCGGTGTTCGCCGAGGCGGGCGTGCGATGCCTGGATACGGTCGCCGACGAGATTCGCGATCGCGAGCTGGCCGAGTCTGACGCCGCGCAATTGCAAAAGGCCTGCGCACCGCTGGTCGCCACGCTGCGCAAGCGCGCCGACCATGATTCGCTGCGCGTAGCTGCTGTTCTGCTGGCGGCTTCGTGGAACGATGCCACGGCGGTCGAGGCAGCACGCGAGATTCTGGTCGCGCCCCGATATTCCGATGCCGCACGCGGCCAGGCGCTCGAGGCCCTGGTGACCCTGCACGATGAGAAACTGCTGACGGCGCTTAAGCCCCTTTTTGCGGAGGGCGATCAGGCCAGTACCGACTTGCAGCGCCGCGTGTTGGGATCGCTGGCACGTCTCGACCACGACGATGTCGCGCTCCTGGCGCTCGAGGTATTCTCGCGGCTCGCCCCCGAGTTGCAGCCACAGGCGGTTGGCCTGCTGACGAGCCGGCCCGCTTGGGGACGGAAGCTGCTACAAGCACTGGCCGACGGAGCCATCGATCGTTCGGCCGTGAACGCCAGCCACATCCGCAAGCTGCTGGCCGCCGGCGACAACGAACTGCGCGACCAGGTGGCGCGCGTCTGGGGCACCTTGCGCGAGGAACGCAGCCAGGATCGAGAGAATGTCATCCGCCAGACGCGGCAACTCGTGCGCACGAGCCTCGGCGACCCCGCGGCTGGGCGGCTGGTTTTCCGCAAAGTGTGCGGCAACTGCCACAAGATCTATGGCGAAGGGCAGGAAGTCGGCCCCGACCTGACGGTCAATGGTCGCGGCTCGTACGAGCAGCTGATATCGAACGTGCTCGATCCCAGTTTAGTGATCGGCGCCGCCTATCAGGCGCGTACGGTCGTAACCGACGATGGTCGCATTCTCACGGGCCTCTTGGTCGAGGACAGCCCCCAGCGCGTCGTCCTCAAACAACAAGGGGGCAAGCTCGAGACCATCCCGCGCGACGGGATCGCCGAAATGGACACGAGCAAACTGTCGCTCATGCCCGAGGATCTCGATCGTCAACTGACGCCGCAGCAACTGGTCGACCTGCTGACTTTTCTGGCGCTCGATCGGGCCCCCGAGGATCCCGAGGCGAAATGGCTGTCAGGCTTTGACGGTCCGGCCGCGCGATAG
- the mprF gene encoding bifunctional lysylphosphatidylglycerol flippase/synthetase MprF, whose translation MKQDSRHAARGAPAWRQRVLGVAGSLAVVLIFSAAVFVLHRELRDYSLRDIEERLSLLSWKQLGAALAMTALSYTLLTGYDWLALHYIDRSLSYSRIALASFVSYVSSYNFGAILGGSTMRYRLYSTFGLSAVEVVKIIAICTVTFVLGFCTLAGAVFTFDPLPLPEVVEVKLPVTTVFPIGITLLAGVGAYLCFSALRLRPVAVRGWEFSLPPPGFTLMQMFIASADLMAASAVLYALLPAEIAVSYPKFMGMFLTAQVAGIMSHVPGGLGVVEAILLHTLAPQDPAAVMGSLVVYRLTYYLLPLVLATGLLAGHEASLRWKTVTRYAGLFGRWAPEIVPRVLAGTTFASGAALLVYGALPRTVSRWHWLSDFVPLPVVEFSHLFGSVAGMGLLLLARGLLERLDAAYHLSVGLLTCGIVVSLLRGFNLEEASILTVMLLALLPSRRYFDRRASLLHETLTPGWITSIVLVFLGTLWLGVFSHKHVEYTNSLWWRFALAEDAPRSLRAMVGAAAVLVAAGVARLLRPADPQAHTPDEEELAAAERVATESPRTSAYLALLADKSLLFNESRTAFLMYAIEGSSWVVLGDPVGTRAEANELAWQFRELCDRHAGTPVFYQVSAANLPLYLDLGLSLLKLGEEGRVSLADFSLEGGSQRHLREAVRKAQHAGCTFEVIPREAVPPLLPELKEISDQWLATRNAREKGFSLGFFREDYLRRFPLALVRHEERIVGFANVLCGAGKHELSIDLMRYRPAGPAGIMDYLFVELMLWGRAQGFENFSMGMAPLSGLDVGPLAPLWHRLGTLVFRHGEHFYNFQGLRQYKEKFHPQWEPKYLASPGGLRLPKILANVATLISAGATRTKE comes from the coding sequence ATGAAGCAGGACTCTCGACACGCGGCGCGCGGCGCGCCGGCCTGGCGCCAGCGGGTGCTCGGCGTTGCGGGGTCGCTGGCGGTGGTACTCATCTTCTCGGCCGCCGTGTTCGTGCTGCACCGCGAGTTGCGCGATTATTCGCTCCGCGACATCGAAGAACGCTTGTCACTTTTGTCCTGGAAGCAACTCGGCGCGGCGCTCGCGATGACGGCGCTTAGCTACACCCTGTTGACCGGCTATGACTGGCTGGCGCTGCACTATATCGACCGGTCGTTATCGTACTCGCGGATCGCGCTGGCTTCGTTCGTCAGCTATGTGTCGAGTTACAACTTCGGCGCGATCCTCGGCGGCTCGACCATGCGCTACCGCCTGTATTCGACTTTCGGCCTCTCGGCCGTCGAGGTGGTGAAGATCATCGCCATCTGCACGGTGACCTTCGTGCTGGGCTTTTGCACGCTGGCCGGGGCGGTCTTCACGTTCGATCCACTACCGCTGCCCGAGGTTGTGGAGGTGAAACTTCCCGTCACGACCGTTTTTCCGATCGGCATCACCCTGCTGGCTGGCGTCGGCGCGTATTTGTGCTTCAGCGCGTTGCGGCTGCGACCGGTCGCGGTACGCGGCTGGGAGTTCTCGCTCCCTCCGCCGGGCTTCACGCTGATGCAGATGTTCATCGCTTCGGCCGACCTGATGGCCGCATCCGCGGTCTTGTACGCACTGTTGCCGGCCGAGATCGCCGTGTCGTATCCCAAATTCATGGGCATGTTTCTCACGGCGCAGGTCGCGGGCATCATGAGCCACGTGCCGGGAGGCCTGGGGGTCGTGGAGGCGATCTTGCTGCATACCCTTGCGCCGCAGGATCCGGCCGCTGTAATGGGGTCGCTCGTAGTTTACCGGTTGACGTACTACTTGCTGCCGCTGGTGCTGGCCACGGGGCTCTTGGCCGGGCACGAAGCGTCGCTGCGCTGGAAGACGGTAACCCGTTACGCCGGATTGTTCGGGCGCTGGGCGCCGGAAATCGTGCCGCGCGTGCTGGCCGGCACGACGTTCGCCAGCGGCGCGGCCTTGCTGGTGTACGGCGCACTCCCGCGCACCGTATCGCGCTGGCATTGGCTATCGGATTTCGTGCCGTTGCCGGTCGTCGAGTTCTCGCACCTCTTCGGTAGCGTGGCGGGCATGGGGTTGCTGCTCTTGGCGCGCGGCCTGCTCGAACGCTTGGACGCCGCTTACCATTTGTCGGTGGGATTGCTGACCTGCGGGATCGTGGTTTCGCTCTTGCGAGGGTTCAACCTCGAAGAGGCGTCGATTCTCACCGTCATGCTGCTCGCCTTATTGCCATCGCGCCGCTACTTCGATCGGCGCGCTTCGCTATTGCACGAGACATTGACGCCGGGCTGGATCACTTCGATCGTGCTGGTGTTTCTCGGCACGCTATGGCTGGGTGTTTTCTCTCATAAGCACGTCGAGTACACCAATTCGCTGTGGTGGCGATTTGCCCTGGCCGAAGACGCCCCGCGCTCGCTGCGGGCCATGGTCGGCGCGGCGGCTGTGCTCGTCGCGGCGGGCGTCGCGCGGCTCTTGCGGCCGGCCGATCCGCAGGCGCACACGCCGGACGAAGAAGAACTGGCGGCCGCCGAGCGCGTCGCCACGGAATCGCCACGCACGTCGGCCTACCTGGCGCTATTGGCCGATAAGTCGCTCTTGTTCAACGAGAGCCGCACCGCCTTCTTGATGTACGCCATCGAAGGTTCGAGTTGGGTGGTGCTCGGCGATCCCGTGGGAACGAGGGCCGAGGCCAACGAGTTGGCCTGGCAGTTTCGCGAGTTGTGCGACCGGCATGCCGGCACGCCGGTCTTCTACCAGGTGTCGGCGGCGAACTTGCCCTTGTATCTCGACCTGGGCTTGTCGCTGTTGAAGTTGGGGGAAGAAGGGCGCGTGTCGCTCGCGGATTTCTCACTCGAGGGAGGTAGCCAGCGCCATTTACGCGAAGCGGTTCGCAAGGCCCAGCACGCCGGCTGCACGTTCGAGGTGATACCGCGCGAGGCGGTTCCGCCTCTGTTGCCGGAATTGAAAGAAATCTCGGACCAGTGGCTCGCGACGCGCAACGCGCGTGAGAAGGGCTTTTCGCTCGGCTTCTTCCGCGAAGATTATTTGCGGCGGTTTCCGCTGGCGCTAGTACGCCACGAGGAACGCATCGTCGGCTTTGCCAATGTGCTGTGCGGCGCCGGTAAGCACGAACTGTCGATCGACCTGATGCGCTATCGACCGGCGGGGCCCGCTGGCATCATGGATTATCTGTTCGTCGAGCTCATGCTGTGGGGGCGCGCGCAAGGGTTCGAAAACTTCAGCATGGGCATGGCCCCGTTGTCAGGCTTGGACGTGGGGCCGCTCGCCCCCTTGTGGCACCGATTGGGCACGCTCGTCTTTCGCCACGGTGAGCACTTCTACAATTTTCAAGGGCTGCGGCAATACAAGGAAAAGTTCCACCCGCAGTGGGAGCCGAAGTACCTTGCGTCGCCGGGCGGACTGCGCCTACCGAAGATCCTGGCCAATGTGGCCACGTTGATTTCGGCCGGCGCCACGCGGACGAAGGAGTGA
- a CDS encoding PEP-CTERM sorting domain-containing protein, producing the protein MRPAWAATSFAQFTEGNVSNTTPPIPLGNLFGYDGSTAGNASLGTINGTGFGDPIPANFFFLNLPGLPADLQGLQNATMRMTASTTAQVVTGFGDTVGSQLFDGEGDLESVIQFTRNTPAAEGNGSRTNLLTINFTAQLSGTLGGETASLTADTLTGYSITYTSDFLSFSPNEQGSFNIALTSWQTLSVDQNIAGSGPLSINDATQNFNIATAAGAGSFAGGPSVSIPEPSSCVLAILGLGLLGVLGRRRLSA; encoded by the coding sequence GTGCGCCCGGCCTGGGCCGCCACCAGTTTCGCGCAGTTCACCGAGGGAAACGTCAGCAACACGACACCGCCCATCCCGCTGGGCAACTTGTTCGGTTACGACGGGAGCACCGCGGGCAATGCGTCCCTCGGGACGATTAACGGAACCGGCTTTGGCGACCCCATTCCTGCCAACTTTTTCTTTTTGAACCTGCCGGGGCTGCCCGCCGATTTGCAAGGGCTTCAGAACGCGACCATGAGAATGACCGCCAGCACGACGGCGCAGGTGGTAACGGGCTTTGGCGACACTGTGGGCTCCCAACTCTTCGATGGCGAGGGTGATCTCGAAAGCGTCATTCAATTCACGCGCAACACGCCCGCGGCCGAGGGGAACGGCTCCCGCACAAACCTGCTGACGATCAACTTCACCGCGCAGCTATCGGGCACCCTGGGCGGAGAAACGGCGTCGCTCACTGCCGATACGCTGACGGGTTACTCGATCACCTACACTTCGGACTTTTTGAGCTTTTCGCCGAACGAGCAAGGCAGCTTCAATATCGCGCTGACCAGCTGGCAAACGCTCTCCGTCGACCAGAACATTGCTGGCAGTGGACCGCTCAGCATTAATGACGCCACCCAGAACTTCAATATCGCGACGGCCGCGGGCGCCGGCAGCTTCGCGGGTGGCCCGTCGGTCTCGATTCCCGAGCCGAGTTCCTGCGTGCTGGCGATCCTTGGGCTGGGACTGCTAGGAGTTCTCGGCCGACGGCGATTGTCGGCTTAG